One genomic region from Pseudomonas sp. R5-89-07 encodes:
- the fghA gene encoding S-formylglutathione hydrolase, with protein sequence MSLENLSCQKSFGGWHKRYKHHSDVLDCDMTFAVYLPPQAEQGGKLPVLYWLSGLTCTDENFMQKAGAHRMAAELGLIIVAPDTSPRGPGVPDDPDNAWDFGLGAGFYLNATQEPWARHYRMHDYVVQELPALVEAHFPASDKRGISGHSMGGHGALVCALRNPGRYQSVSAFSPINNPMDCPWGQKAFSRYLGEERSKWREWDASVLISEASEQLPLLVDQGDRDDFLAVQLKPEALQQAAKAAGHPLELRLQPGYDHSYFFIASFIDDHLRHHGRALLG encoded by the coding sequence ATGAGTCTGGAAAACCTGTCCTGCCAGAAAAGCTTCGGTGGCTGGCACAAACGCTATAAACATCACTCCGATGTGCTCGATTGCGACATGACCTTCGCGGTCTACCTGCCGCCGCAAGCGGAGCAGGGCGGCAAGCTGCCAGTGCTGTACTGGTTGTCCGGCTTGACCTGCACCGACGAGAACTTCATGCAAAAGGCCGGTGCTCACCGTATGGCAGCCGAGCTGGGCTTGATCATCGTGGCACCGGATACCAGTCCGCGCGGCCCCGGTGTGCCAGATGACCCGGACAACGCCTGGGACTTCGGCCTGGGCGCTGGTTTCTACCTCAATGCTACCCAGGAACCCTGGGCCAGGCATTATCGGATGCACGATTACGTGGTGCAGGAATTGCCGGCGTTGGTAGAGGCGCATTTTCCCGCTTCGGACAAGCGGGGCATCAGCGGCCACTCGATGGGCGGCCATGGTGCGCTGGTCTGCGCGCTGCGCAACCCGGGGCGTTACCAGTCTGTGTCGGCGTTTTCGCCGATCAACAATCCGATGGATTGCCCCTGGGGCCAGAAAGCCTTCTCCCGTTACCTGGGCGAAGAGCGCTCGAAGTGGCGTGAATGGGACGCCAGCGTGCTGATCAGCGAAGCGTCGGAACAGTTGCCGCTGTTGGTCGACCAGGGCGATCGCGACGATTTCCTTGCGGTGCAGCTCAAGCCCGAGGCCCTGCAGCAAGCGGCCAAGGCGGCCGGCCATCCGCTGGAACTGCGGCTGCAGCCTGGCTACGACCACAGCTACTTCTTTATCGCCAGCTTCATCGACGACCATTTGCGCCATCATGGTCGTGCTTTGCTCGGTTAA
- the ispF gene encoding 2-C-methyl-D-erythritol 2,4-cyclodiphosphate synthase — MRIGHGYDVHRFAEGDFITLGGVRIAHHHGLLAHSDGDVVLHALSDALLGAAALGDIGKHFPDTDPTFKGADSRVLLRHVVGLIHAKGWKVGNVDNTIVAQAPKMAPHIESMRALIAADLQIEVDQVNVKATTTEKLGFTGREEGIAVHSVALLLRA, encoded by the coding sequence ATGCGTATTGGCCATGGCTACGATGTGCACCGTTTCGCTGAAGGCGATTTCATCACTTTGGGCGGCGTGCGTATCGCGCACCACCATGGGCTGCTGGCTCATTCCGACGGCGACGTTGTGTTGCACGCGTTGAGCGATGCGCTGCTCGGCGCAGCGGCGCTGGGTGATATCGGCAAGCACTTTCCAGACACCGACCCTACCTTCAAGGGCGCGGACAGCCGTGTCCTGCTGCGCCATGTCGTCGGCTTGATCCACGCCAAGGGCTGGAAGGTCGGCAACGTCGATAACACCATCGTGGCCCAGGCACCCAAAATGGCCCCGCATATCGAATCGATGCGTGCCCTGATTGCCGCCGACCTGCAAATAGAAGTGGACCAAGTGAACGTGAAAGCCACCACCACCGAAAAGCTCGGGTTTACCGGTCGGGAAGAGGGCATCGCCGTGCACTCCGTCGCCTTGTTGCTGCGCGCATGA
- the truD gene encoding tRNA pseudouridine(13) synthase TruD, with product MNELQLLGPRAYGEALGSAVLKATAEDFQVDEVLDIPLTGEGEHLWLWVEKRGLNTEEAARRIAKAAGVPLRTVSYAGLKDRQALTRQWFSVQLPGKADPDLSAAENDTLRILKTARHKRKLQRGAHAANGFTLRLTQLAGDTAAIDARLQLIAQHGIPNYFGTQRFGHNGGNVVDARDWAARKALPEQRNVRSRLLSTARSFLFNKVLAARVADGSWQRAQVGDLLAFTDSRSFFPAGEAECNDPRLAILDLHPTGPQWGEGDSPAKGLTYELEQSVAAGEADLRDWLVNAGMSQERRILRLPIGGLTWHYPGPDILQLEFVLPAGCFATVLVRELVDLVPVGPTDNPCVF from the coding sequence ATGAATGAACTTCAATTGCTCGGCCCGCGTGCCTATGGCGAAGCATTGGGCAGCGCGGTCCTGAAGGCCACCGCCGAAGATTTCCAGGTGGACGAAGTGCTCGACATCCCGCTGACCGGCGAAGGCGAGCACCTGTGGTTGTGGGTGGAGAAGCGCGGCCTGAATACCGAGGAAGCGGCGCGGCGTATCGCCAAGGCGGCTGGCGTGCCCTTGCGCACCGTCAGCTATGCCGGGCTCAAGGATCGCCAGGCATTGACCCGTCAGTGGTTCAGCGTGCAATTGCCCGGCAAGGCCGACCCGGACTTGAGTGCCGCCGAGAACGACACCCTCAGGATCCTGAAAACCGCCCGGCACAAACGCAAGCTGCAGCGCGGTGCGCATGCGGCCAATGGCTTTACTTTGCGCCTGACCCAGTTGGCCGGCGATACCGCCGCCATCGATGCGCGTCTGCAATTGATCGCCCAGCACGGTATTCCCAACTATTTCGGTACCCAGCGCTTTGGCCATAACGGCGGCAACGTCGTCGACGCCCGTGACTGGGCGGCTCGCAAGGCCTTGCCGGAACAGCGCAATGTGCGTTCTCGGCTGCTGTCCACTGCCCGCAGCTTTCTGTTCAACAAAGTGTTGGCGGCGCGTGTCGCTGACGGTTCCTGGCAGCGCGCCCAGGTCGGCGACCTGCTGGCCTTCACCGACAGCCGCAGTTTTTTCCCCGCGGGGGAGGCTGAATGCAACGACCCACGCCTGGCGATCCTGGACCTGCATCCCACCGGCCCGCAGTGGGGTGAAGGTGACTCGCCGGCGAAAGGTCTTACATACGAATTGGAACAATCTGTCGCCGCCGGAGAAGCCGACTTGCGTGATTGGCTGGTAAACGCGGGTATGAGCCAAGAACGTCGCATTCTGCGACTGCCCATTGGCGGGTTGACGTGGCATTATCCCGGGCCTGACATTCTGCAATTGGAATTCGTCCTGCCGGCTGGATGCTTCGCCACTGTATTGGTGCGCGAGCTTGTTGATCTGGTGCCGGTGGGGCCGACGGACAACCCATGCGTATTCTGA
- the surE gene encoding 5'/3'-nucleotidase SurE: MRILISNDDGATAPGLAALHAALADYAECVVVAPDQDKSGASSSLTLDRPLHPKILANGFISVNGTPTDCVHLAINSLLEHAPDLVVSGINLGANLGDDVLYSGTVAAALEGRFLGGIGFAFSFASRQLDNLATAAYYARKLVEAHGSLDLPPRTVLNVNIPNLPLDHIRGIQLTRLGHRARAAAPLKVVDPRGKEGYWIAAAGDAEDGGEGTDFHAVMQGYVSITPLQFDRTFSDAFSGLDGWLEGLR, translated from the coding sequence ATGCGTATTCTGATATCAAACGATGACGGTGCCACCGCACCCGGCCTCGCCGCGCTTCATGCTGCGCTGGCGGATTACGCCGAGTGCGTGGTGGTGGCCCCCGACCAGGACAAGAGCGGCGCCAGCAGTTCGCTGACGCTCGACCGTCCGTTGCACCCCAAAATCCTGGCCAATGGCTTCATCAGCGTGAACGGCACCCCCACCGACTGCGTGCACCTGGCGATCAACAGCTTGCTGGAGCACGCGCCGGACCTGGTGGTGTCGGGCATCAACCTGGGCGCGAACCTGGGCGATGACGTGCTGTATTCCGGCACCGTAGCGGCAGCCCTTGAAGGGCGCTTTCTCGGTGGTATCGGGTTCGCATTTTCCTTCGCCTCGCGGCAGCTGGACAATTTGGCGACGGCGGCGTATTACGCTCGCAAGCTGGTAGAGGCGCACGGTTCCCTGGACCTGCCGCCGCGAACCGTGCTCAACGTCAATATTCCCAACTTGCCTCTCGACCATATTCGCGGCATCCAGCTGACGCGGCTGGGGCATCGTGCCCGTGCGGCGGCACCGTTGAAGGTGGTCGACCCGCGTGGCAAGGAAGGCTACTGGATCGCAGCGGCCGGCGACGCCGAGGATGGGGGCGAGGGCACGGACTTTCATGCGGTGATGCAAGGTTATGTATCGATTACTCCGTTGCAATTCGATCGCACCTTCAGTGATGCCTTCAGTGGTCTTGATGGCTGGCTGGAGGGACTGCGCTGA
- a CDS encoding protein-L-isoaspartate(D-aspartate) O-methyltransferase, giving the protein MTSQRTRERLIQRLYEEGLSNAQVLEVIRRTPRHLFVDEALAHRAYEDTALPIGHNQTISQPYMVARMSELLLAAGPLDKVLEIGTGSGYQTAVLSQLVERVFSVERIKVLQDRAKERLVELNLRNVVFRWGDGWEGWPALAPYNGIIVTAVATDVPQALLDQLAPGGRLVIPVGSGEVQQLMLIIREDEGFSRHVLGAVRFVPLLNGPLA; this is encoded by the coding sequence ATGACCTCCCAGCGCACGCGTGAACGTTTGATCCAGCGTCTGTACGAAGAAGGCTTGTCCAACGCGCAGGTACTGGAAGTGATCCGGCGCACGCCTCGGCACCTGTTTGTCGACGAAGCCCTGGCGCACCGCGCCTACGAAGATACGGCGTTGCCGATCGGGCACAACCAGACCATCTCCCAGCCTTATATGGTCGCCCGCATGAGCGAACTGTTGCTGGCCGCAGGGCCGTTGGACAAGGTGCTGGAAATCGGCACTGGCTCCGGCTACCAGACTGCCGTGTTGTCGCAACTGGTCGAGCGGGTGTTCTCGGTTGAGCGCATCAAGGTGCTGCAGGACCGCGCCAAGGAGCGACTGGTGGAGCTGAACCTGCGTAACGTGGTGTTTCGCTGGGGTGATGGCTGGGAAGGCTGGCCGGCGCTGGCGCCTTACAACGGCATTATTGTCACTGCGGTGGCCACCGATGTGCCGCAAGCGTTGCTGGATCAACTGGCGCCCGGCGGCCGGTTGGTCATCCCGGTGGGCTCCGGTGAAGTGCAACAATTGATGCTCATTATCCGAGAGGACGAGGGCTTTTCCCGGCATGTGCTGGGGGCGGTGCGGTTCGTGCCGCTGCTCAACGGCCCGCTGGCCTAA
- a CDS encoding peptidoglycan DD-metalloendopeptidase family protein: MSLTGPAQRMSKTSFQRLVLGLVLSSLLAACSSTPSGGARVVDRTNAAPQNPTVTTGQYVVRKGDTLFSIAFRYGWDYKALAARNNIPVPYTIHPGQTIRFDGRTGSASTAVVTKSGSSPSSSSKTTVITRPAGTVAPAVAGKPAPAPLPPAGPAPTGWGWPSNGVLIGKFSSNGSLNKGIDIAGDLGQPVLAASDGTVVYAGSGLRGYGELVIIKHSDTYVSAYGHNRRLLVREGQQVKVGQTIAEMGSTGTDRVKLHFEIRRQGKPVDPLQFLPRR, encoded by the coding sequence GTGAGTCTCACAGGTCCTGCGCAGCGAATGAGTAAAACAAGCTTTCAGCGACTGGTGCTTGGCCTTGTCTTGAGTTCCTTACTGGCAGCCTGCTCGAGCACGCCATCCGGCGGTGCGCGCGTGGTGGACCGCACGAATGCGGCGCCGCAGAACCCCACGGTGACCACTGGCCAATACGTGGTGCGCAAGGGCGACACGCTGTTCTCGATTGCCTTCCGTTATGGTTGGGATTACAAGGCGCTCGCAGCCCGTAACAACATTCCTGTGCCTTATACGATACATCCGGGGCAGACAATTCGCTTCGATGGCCGCACCGGTTCGGCGTCTACGGCAGTTGTGACAAAGTCAGGATCTTCGCCTTCCTCGTCGAGCAAAACTACCGTCATTACTCGGCCTGCAGGCACCGTTGCGCCTGCGGTTGCGGGCAAGCCGGCACCCGCGCCGTTGCCACCTGCAGGGCCCGCGCCGACCGGTTGGGGATGGCCCTCCAATGGCGTATTGATTGGAAAATTCTCTTCAAACGGCAGTTTGAATAAAGGCATTGATATCGCCGGGGATTTGGGACAGCCTGTTTTGGCTGCGTCTGATGGGACAGTGGTGTACGCCGGGAGTGGTCTACGGGGCTACGGCGAGCTGGTCATCATCAAACACAGCGACACCTACGTCAGTGCCTACGGTCATAACCGCAGGTTGTTGGTTCGGGAGGGGCAGCAGGTCAAGGTCGGACAGACAATTGCCGAGATGGGTTCAACGGGTACAGACCGGGTGAAACTGCACTTTGAGATTCGCCGCCAAGGGAAGCCTGTAGATCCACTGCAATTCCTACCCCGCCGTTGA
- the rpoS gene encoding RNA polymerase sigma factor RpoS has protein sequence MALSKEAPEFDIDDEVLLMEAGIATETMSDNEGASPPSVRTKSKNSSALKQHKYIDYTRALDATQLYLNEIGFSPLLTPEEEVHFARLSQKGDPAGRKRMIESNLRLVVKIARRYVNRGLSLLDLIEEGNLGLIRAVEKFDPERGFRFSTYATWWIRQTIERAIMNQTRTIRLPIHVVKELNVYLRAARELTQKLDHEPSPEEIANLLEKPVGEVKRMLGLNERVSSVDVSLGPDSDKTLLDTLTDDRPTDPCELLQDDDLSQSIDQWLSELTDKQREVVIRRFGLRGHESSTLEDVGLEIGLTRERVRQIQVEGLKRLREILEKNGLSSESLFQ, from the coding sequence ATGGCTCTCAGTAAAGAAGCGCCGGAGTTTGACATCGACGATGAGGTTCTCCTTATGGAGGCCGGTATCGCTACGGAAACGATGTCAGATAATGAGGGGGCGTCACCACCTTCAGTTCGCACCAAATCCAAAAACTCCTCCGCGTTAAAGCAGCACAAGTACATTGATTACACACGGGCGCTCGACGCGACCCAGCTGTACCTCAATGAAATCGGCTTTTCCCCTCTGCTCACCCCTGAAGAAGAAGTCCATTTTGCGCGTCTGTCGCAAAAGGGTGATCCGGCTGGGCGCAAACGCATGATTGAAAGCAACCTGCGCCTGGTGGTCAAGATCGCCCGGCGCTACGTCAATCGCGGATTGTCGCTGCTGGACCTGATCGAGGAGGGCAACCTGGGCTTGATCCGGGCGGTGGAAAAGTTCGACCCTGAGCGGGGCTTTCGTTTCTCGACCTATGCCACCTGGTGGATTCGCCAGACCATCGAACGGGCGATCATGAATCAGACCCGCACGATCCGGTTGCCGATCCATGTGGTCAAGGAGCTCAACGTATACCTGCGGGCAGCGCGCGAGCTGACACAAAAACTCGATCATGAACCTTCGCCCGAAGAAATCGCCAACCTGCTGGAAAAACCGGTAGGGGAGGTCAAGCGCATGCTCGGCCTGAATGAGCGTGTGTCTTCGGTCGATGTCTCGCTGGGTCCGGATTCGGATAAAACCTTGCTGGACACCCTGACGGATGATCGCCCAACAGATCCGTGCGAGCTGTTGCAGGATGATGATCTGTCCCAAAGCATCGACCAATGGCTGTCGGAGCTCACCGACAAGCAGCGTGAAGTGGTGATTCGCCGCTTCGGCCTGCGCGGCCATGAGAGCAGCACCCTGGAGGACGTAGGCCTGGAGATCGGTCTGACCCGTGAGCGGGTTCGGCAGATCCAGGTAGAGGGGCTCAAGCGCTTGCGCGAGATCCTTGAGAAGAACGGCTTGTCGAGTGAGTCGTTGTTCCAATAA
- a CDS encoding cold-shock protein, translated as MSNRQTGTVKWFNDEKGFGFITPQSGDDLFVHFKAIQSDGFKSLKEGQQVSFIATRGQKGMQAEEVQVI; from the coding sequence ATGTCTAATCGCCAAACTGGTACCGTTAAGTGGTTCAACGATGAAAAAGGCTTCGGCTTCATCACTCCACAATCCGGTGACGACCTGTTCGTTCACTTCAAAGCTATCCAATCCGACGGCTTCAAAAGCCTGAAAGAAGGCCAACAGGTTTCTTTCATCGCTACCCGCGGTCAGAAAGGCATGCAAGCTGAAGAAGTTCAAGTTATCTAA
- the dcd gene encoding dCTP deaminase, producing the protein MSIKSDKWIRRMAQEHGMIEPFVERQIRGEGDDRVISYGVSSYGYDVRCADEFKVFTNINSAIVDPKNFDEKSFVDVKSDVCIIPPNSFALARTVEFFRIPRDVLTICLGKSTYARCGIIVNVTPLEPEWEGHVTLEFSNTTTLPAKIYANEGVAQMLFLQSDEACEVSYKDRAGKYQGQRGVTLPRA; encoded by the coding sequence ATGAGCATCAAATCGGACAAGTGGATTCGCCGCATGGCGCAGGAACACGGCATGATCGAACCGTTCGTTGAGCGCCAGATTCGTGGCGAAGGCGACGACCGCGTTATTTCGTACGGGGTTTCCAGCTATGGCTACGATGTGCGCTGCGCCGATGAATTCAAGGTGTTCACCAATATCAACTCGGCGATTGTCGACCCGAAGAATTTCGATGAAAAAAGCTTCGTCGACGTCAAGAGCGATGTCTGCATCATCCCGCCGAACTCCTTTGCCCTGGCCCGCACCGTGGAATTCTTCCGCATCCCGCGCGACGTACTGACCATCTGCCTGGGCAAAAGCACCTATGCCCGTTGCGGCATCATCGTCAACGTGACGCCGCTGGAACCCGAGTGGGAAGGTCACGTGACCCTGGAGTTCTCCAATACCACTACCTTGCCGGCGAAAATCTACGCCAACGAAGGCGTGGCACAGATGCTGTTCCTGCAGTCCGACGAAGCGTGCGAAGTGTCCTACAAGGACCGCGCTGGCAAGTACCAGGGCCAGCGCGGCGTCACTCTCCCACGCGCTTGA
- the pdeM gene encoding ligase-associated DNA damage response endonuclease PdeM has product MMCPITLEGEQLWLLADKAVYWPARQSLLIADAHFGKASAYRSLGQPVPQGTTSENLRRLDRLLSAFTCERVIFLGDFLHGPGSHASGTLGALRAWRGRHAALPLTLIRGNHDQRAGDPPADLGIEVVQEPLLMGPFALQHEPDAHPSHHVLAGHVHPVYRLRGRGRQSLRLPCFQIGQHVSLLPAFGAFTGGYAVELDNERRIFVIGDHEVWPVQ; this is encoded by the coding sequence ATGATGTGTCCGATAACGCTCGAGGGTGAGCAATTGTGGTTGCTGGCGGACAAGGCGGTGTATTGGCCAGCACGCCAAAGCCTGTTGATCGCCGACGCGCACTTCGGCAAGGCTTCGGCTTATCGAAGCCTCGGGCAACCGGTGCCGCAAGGCACCACCAGCGAAAACCTGCGGCGCCTGGACCGGTTACTGTCGGCATTTACATGCGAGCGGGTGATCTTCCTGGGCGATTTCCTTCATGGCCCAGGCTCCCACGCCAGCGGCACCCTGGGCGCGCTCAGGGCGTGGCGAGGGCGACATGCCGCGTTGCCGCTCACGCTGATTCGCGGCAATCACGATCAACGCGCCGGAGACCCGCCTGCCGACTTGGGCATCGAGGTGGTGCAGGAGCCTCTACTGATGGGGCCGTTCGCTCTGCAGCACGAGCCGGATGCCCATCCCAGCCACCATGTGCTGGCGGGGCATGTTCATCCGGTGTATCGCTTGCGCGGCAGGGGCCGCCAGAGTTTACGCCTGCCGTGCTTCCAGATTGGCCAGCACGTCAGCCTGCTACCGGCGTTTGGCGCGTTTACCGGCGGTTACGCGGTGGAGCTGGACAATGAGCGCCGAATCTTCGTGATCGGCGATCATGAGGTCTGGCCGGTTCAATGA
- a CDS encoding ligase-associated DNA damage response DEXH box helicase, protein MAKPVDFAKQWFATRGWRPFAFQKEVWKAVKDGQSGLLHASTGAGKTYALWFAALNRFAITRPPAAGKRKAPAEPLTVLWITPMRALAADTARALEAPLATLQIPWSVGLRTGDTSSSERARQTRRQPTTLITTPESLTLMLARADSEVSLGHLRMVVVDEWHELIGNKRGVQLQLALARLRRWHPELLVWGISATLGNQAHALDVLVPHGGGVNVQGQTVKQLLVDTLLPPVAERFPWAGHIGLKMLPQVVAEVDASSSCLVFTNTRAQSEIWYQALLEARPDWAGLIALHHGSLSRETRDWVERALKEGQLKAVVCTSSLDLGVDFLPVERVLQIGSAKGVARLMQRAGRSGHAPGRPSRVTLVPTHSLELVEAAAAKDAIAQRRIEGRESPHKPLDVLVQHLVSMALGGGFIPDALLAEVRGAWAYRELTDADWAWALAFVRHGGLSLTTYPDYRRVEPDEHGIWRVPDARLARRHRMSVGTIVSDASIHLKYWSKGGGGKNLGSVEEGFIARLKPGDGFLFAGRLLELVRVENMTAYVRRSTAKKAAVPRWNGGRMPLSNELAQAVIERFDAAAQGRFEGPEMQAVQPLLLTQLRWSGLPTRDHLLAEALKSREGWHLFLYPFAGRQVHLGLASLLAWRVSRQQPVTFSIAVNDYGLELLSATELHWPALLNEALLSPQDLLTDVAASLNAGELALRRFREIARIAGLVFAGYPGAPKSTRQVQASSGLFFEVFKQYDPQNLLLTQAGEEVLRNELDIQRLEETLLRLSALQLDLHVIQRPTPLAFPLLVERMRESLSSEKLSERIARMVKDLEKVADRGKA, encoded by the coding sequence ATGGCAAAACCCGTCGATTTTGCGAAACAATGGTTTGCTACCCGAGGCTGGCGTCCGTTCGCGTTTCAGAAAGAGGTGTGGAAGGCCGTCAAGGACGGCCAGTCAGGTTTGCTTCACGCGAGTACCGGCGCGGGTAAAACCTACGCACTGTGGTTCGCAGCGCTCAATCGTTTCGCCATTACCCGCCCACCCGCTGCCGGCAAGCGCAAGGCACCGGCCGAACCGCTGACCGTGTTGTGGATCACGCCGATGCGCGCTCTGGCCGCCGACACTGCGCGCGCCCTCGAAGCGCCGCTGGCGACCCTGCAGATCCCGTGGAGTGTCGGCCTGCGCACGGGCGACACCAGCAGCAGCGAACGCGCCCGCCAGACCCGCCGTCAGCCCACCACGCTGATCACCACCCCGGAAAGCCTGACGCTGATGCTGGCGCGCGCCGACAGTGAGGTCAGCCTGGGGCACCTGCGCATGGTCGTGGTGGACGAATGGCATGAACTGATCGGCAATAAACGCGGCGTGCAACTGCAATTGGCGTTGGCGCGGCTGCGGCGCTGGCACCCCGAATTGCTGGTGTGGGGTATTTCCGCGACTTTGGGTAACCAGGCTCACGCGCTGGATGTACTGGTCCCACACGGTGGCGGGGTCAATGTGCAGGGGCAAACGGTTAAACAGCTGCTGGTCGACACCCTGCTTCCGCCGGTCGCCGAACGCTTTCCGTGGGCCGGGCATATTGGTTTGAAAATGCTGCCGCAAGTGGTGGCTGAAGTGGACGCCAGCAGCAGTTGCCTGGTATTCACCAATACCCGCGCGCAGTCGGAAATCTGGTACCAGGCCCTGCTGGAGGCCAGGCCGGACTGGGCCGGCCTGATAGCGCTGCATCACGGCTCGCTGTCACGGGAGACCCGTGACTGGGTGGAACGCGCGCTCAAAGAAGGCCAGCTCAAGGCGGTAGTCTGTACCTCAAGCCTGGATCTGGGCGTGGATTTCCTGCCGGTGGAGCGGGTGCTGCAGATCGGCTCGGCCAAGGGCGTGGCGCGCCTGATGCAACGCGCCGGCCGCTCGGGGCATGCACCAGGGCGGCCCTCACGGGTGACACTGGTGCCGACCCACAGCCTGGAACTGGTGGAAGCCGCCGCCGCGAAGGATGCGATTGCCCAGCGGCGCATCGAAGGCCGAGAATCGCCCCACAAACCGTTAGACGTGCTGGTACAACATTTGGTCAGCATGGCCCTGGGCGGCGGGTTCATCCCTGATGCACTGCTGGCGGAGGTGCGCGGTGCCTGGGCCTACCGCGAGCTTACCGACGCCGATTGGGCCTGGGCCCTGGCCTTCGTGCGCCATGGCGGGCTGTCGCTCACCACTTACCCGGATTACCGCCGCGTAGAGCCCGACGAACACGGCATCTGGCGCGTTCCCGATGCGCGATTGGCGCGCCGTCATCGCATGAGCGTGGGCACTATCGTCAGCGATGCGAGTATCCATCTGAAGTACTGGAGCAAAGGCGGTGGCGGCAAGAACCTCGGCAGCGTCGAGGAAGGCTTTATTGCGCGACTCAAGCCGGGAGACGGCTTTTTGTTCGCCGGACGCCTGCTGGAGTTGGTGCGCGTGGAAAACATGACCGCCTATGTACGCCGCAGCACCGCGAAAAAAGCCGCCGTGCCACGCTGGAATGGCGGGCGCATGCCGCTTTCCAATGAACTGGCGCAGGCGGTGATCGAGCGCTTCGATGCCGCGGCTCAAGGCCGGTTCGAGGGCCCGGAAATGCAGGCGGTGCAGCCGCTTTTGCTGACACAACTGCGTTGGTCCGGCCTGCCGACTCGCGATCACTTGCTCGCGGAGGCGCTCAAGTCGCGCGAAGGCTGGCACCTGTTTCTCTACCCCTTCGCCGGACGCCAGGTGCATCTTGGGCTGGCGAGCCTGCTGGCATGGCGGGTCAGCCGGCAGCAACCGGTGACCTTTTCCATTGCCGTCAATGATTATGGGCTCGAGCTGCTGAGCGCCACCGAGCTGCACTGGCCCGCCCTATTGAACGAGGCGCTGCTCAGCCCACAGGATTTGCTGACGGATGTGGCAGCCAGCCTCAACGCCGGTGAATTGGCGTTGCGACGTTTCAGGGAAATTGCGCGCATCGCAGGGCTGGTGTTCGCCGGTTATCCCGGGGCACCGAAAAGTACTCGGCAGGTACAGGCTTCCAGTGGTTTGTTCTTCGAAGTGTTCAAACAATATGATCCGCAGAACCTGCTGCTGACCCAGGCTGGGGAAGAAGTCCTGCGCAATGAACTGGACATTCAGCGGCTGGAAGAGACATTACTGCGCCTGTCAGCGCTGCAACTGGACCTGCATGTAATCCAGCGGCCTACCCCCCTGGCCTTCCCACTGCTGGTGGAGCGGATGCGCGAAAGCCTGAGTTCGGAAAAACTCTCGGAGCGCATTGCGCGGATGGTCAAGGACCTGGAAAAAGTCGCGGACAGGGGGAAAGCTTGA
- a CDS encoding ABC transporter ATP-binding protein: MYKLTVEGLHKSYGDNEVLKGVSLKARTGDVISLIGASGSGKSTFLRCINFLETPNDGAMTLDGQTIRMVSDRHGMRVADDAELQRLRTRLAMVFQHFNLWSHMSVLENITMAPRRVLGCSKKDAEDRARRYLDKVGLPARVADQYPAFLSGGQQQRVAIARALAMEPEVMLFDEPTSALDPELVGEVLKVIQGLAEEGRTMIMVTHEMSFARKVSSQVLFLHQGLVEEQGAPAEVLGNPKSERLQQFLSGNLK; the protein is encoded by the coding sequence ATGTACAAATTGACCGTTGAAGGCCTGCATAAAAGCTATGGCGACAATGAAGTGCTCAAAGGTGTCTCGCTCAAGGCCAGGACCGGTGACGTGATCAGCCTGATCGGCGCCAGCGGCTCGGGCAAGAGCACCTTCCTGCGCTGTATCAACTTCCTGGAAACGCCCAACGACGGCGCCATGACCCTGGACGGTCAAACCATCCGCATGGTCAGCGACCGCCACGGCATGCGCGTGGCCGACGATGCCGAGCTGCAACGCTTGCGCACACGGCTGGCCATGGTCTTCCAGCACTTCAACCTGTGGAGCCACATGAGCGTGCTGGAAAACATCACAATGGCCCCGCGCCGGGTGCTGGGGTGCAGCAAGAAAGACGCTGAAGACCGCGCCCGTCGCTACCTGGACAAAGTCGGCCTGCCCGCGCGGGTGGCTGATCAATACCCGGCGTTCCTGTCCGGCGGCCAGCAGCAACGGGTAGCGATTGCCCGCGCATTGGCGATGGAGCCGGAGGTGATGCTGTTCGACGAACCCACCTCGGCATTGGACCCGGAGCTGGTGGGTGAAGTGTTGAAAGTCATTCAGGGCCTGGCCGAAGAAGGTCGCACCATGATCATGGTGACCCACGAAATGAGCTTCGCGCGCAAGGTCTCAAGCCAAGTGCTGTTCCTGCACCAGGGCCTGGTGGAAGAGCAAGGTGCGCCGGCGGAGGTGCTGGGCAATCCGAAGAGCGAGCGGCTGCAGCAGTTTTTGAGCGGCAACTTGAAGTAA